From Pandoraea norimbergensis, the proteins below share one genomic window:
- a CDS encoding malate dehydrogenase — MAKPAMRVAVTGAAGQIGYSLLFRIANGDMLGKDQPVILQLLDLPQAQAAVKGVVMELEDCAFPLLAGVVVTDDPKVAFKDADVALLVGARPRSKGMERKDLLEANGAIFTVQGKALDEVAKRDVKVLVVGNPANTNAYIAMKSAPNLPKENFTAMLRLDHNRALSQIAAKTGKPVASIEKLAVWGNHSPTMYADYRFATIDGQNVKALINDDVWNNDVFLPTVGKRGAAIIEARGLSSAASAANAAIDHIHDWVLGTNGKWVTMGIPSDGSYGIPEDVIYGVPVTCENGKYKRVEGLEIDAYSREKMNFTLKELEEERAGVAHLLG, encoded by the coding sequence ATGGCAAAACCCGCAATGCGTGTCGCCGTCACCGGCGCCGCTGGTCAAATCGGCTACTCCCTGCTGTTCCGCATCGCCAATGGCGACATGCTCGGCAAGGATCAGCCCGTCATCCTGCAACTGCTCGACCTCCCGCAAGCTCAAGCCGCCGTCAAGGGCGTCGTGATGGAGCTCGAAGACTGCGCTTTCCCGCTGCTCGCCGGCGTGGTGGTGACCGACGACCCGAAGGTCGCCTTCAAGGATGCTGACGTCGCACTGCTGGTCGGTGCCCGTCCGCGCTCGAAGGGCATGGAACGCAAGGACCTGCTCGAAGCCAACGGCGCTATCTTCACGGTGCAAGGCAAGGCCCTGGACGAAGTCGCCAAGCGCGACGTCAAGGTGCTCGTGGTCGGCAACCCGGCCAACACGAACGCCTACATCGCCATGAAGTCGGCCCCGAACCTGCCGAAGGAAAACTTCACCGCGATGCTGCGTCTGGACCACAACCGTGCCCTGTCGCAAATCGCCGCCAAGACTGGCAAGCCGGTCGCCAGCATCGAAAAGCTGGCCGTGTGGGGCAACCACTCGCCGACGATGTACGCCGACTACCGCTTCGCCACGATCGACGGCCAGAACGTGAAGGCCCTGATCAACGACGACGTGTGGAACAACGACGTGTTCCTGCCGACCGTCGGCAAGCGCGGCGCTGCCATCATCGAAGCCCGTGGTCTGTCGTCGGCCGCTTCGGCTGCCAACGCTGCCATCGACCACATCCATGACTGGGTGCTCGGCACGAACGGCAAGTGGGTCACGATGGGTATTCCGTCGGACGGCTCGTACGGTATTCCGGAAGACGTCATCTACGGCGTGCCGGTCACCTGCGAAAACGGCAAGTACAAGCGTGTGGAAGGCCTCGAGATCGATGCCTACTCGCGCGAAAAGATGAACTTCACGCTCAAGGAACTCGAAGAAGAGCGTGCAGGCGTCGCACATCTGCTGGGCTAA
- the acnA gene encoding aconitate hydratase AcnA: MAHNLHKTLKEFKLGGDKKGKFYSLPQLGKALGVNVERLPVSIRIVLESVLRNCDGKKVTEEHVKQLANWKPNADRTDEIPFVVARVVLQDFTGVPLLADLAAMRNVAERQGKNPKRIEPLVPVDLVVDHSVQIDHFREKKALDLNMKLEFQRNNERYQFMKWGMQAFDTFGVVQPGYGIVHQVNLEYLARGVHKKDNVFYPDTLVGTDSHTTMINGIGVVGWGVGGIEAEAGMLGQPVYFLTPDVVGVELTGRLREGVTATDLVLTITEMLRREKVVGKFVEFFGEGTASLALPDRATIANMAPEYGATMGFFPVDEKTIDYFEGTGRTKAEIDAFASYFKAQKLFGIPKSNEIDYTKTVKLDLGSVAPSLAGPKRPQDRIEIGHVKTTFADLFTKPTAENGFNKTTEQLETTYQTASGIDVKNGDVLIAAITSCTNTSNPSVLLAAGLLAKKAVEAGLKVAPHIKTSLAPGSRVVTEYLEAAGLLPYLEKLGFGVTAYGCTTCIGNAGDLTAELNETITKNDMVASAVLSGNRNFEARIHPNIRANFLASPPLVVAYAIAGNVTRDLMTEPVGKGKGGKEIFLGDIWPTSDEIHKLMKFAMNAKVFKTNYDSVKTPSPLWAKIKGSKGEVYNWPTSTYIAEPPFFDGFAMDPNTDIKPVNGARALGVFGDSVTTDHISPAGSIKETSPAGKWLLENGVLKADFNSYGSRRGNHEVMMRGTFANVRIKNLMIPAKEDGSRVEGGLTIHQPSGEQLSIYDAAMKYVGEGTPTVVFGGEEYGTGSSRDWAAKGTQLLGVKAVITRSFERIHRSNLVGMGVLPLQFKGSDSVQSLGITGEETYDIEGLTADIKPQQDVTLVIHRKNGETQKVQVLLRIDTPIEVDYYKHGGILPFVLRQLLAAA; encoded by the coding sequence ATGGCCCACAACCTCCACAAAACGCTTAAAGAGTTCAAACTCGGCGGCGACAAGAAAGGCAAGTTCTACTCGCTGCCCCAACTGGGCAAAGCCCTGGGAGTGAATGTCGAACGCCTGCCGGTGTCGATCCGTATCGTGCTCGAGTCCGTGCTGCGCAATTGCGACGGCAAGAAAGTGACCGAAGAGCACGTCAAGCAGCTCGCCAACTGGAAGCCGAACGCCGATCGCACCGACGAAATCCCGTTCGTCGTAGCGCGCGTCGTGCTGCAAGACTTTACCGGCGTGCCGCTGCTGGCCGACCTGGCCGCCATGCGTAACGTCGCCGAGCGTCAGGGCAAGAACCCGAAGCGCATCGAGCCGCTGGTGCCGGTGGATCTGGTGGTCGATCACTCGGTCCAGATCGATCACTTCCGCGAGAAGAAAGCGCTCGACCTGAACATGAAACTGGAATTCCAGCGCAACAACGAGCGCTACCAGTTCATGAAGTGGGGCATGCAGGCGTTCGACACGTTCGGTGTCGTGCAGCCGGGCTACGGCATCGTGCACCAGGTGAACCTGGAGTATCTGGCACGTGGCGTGCATAAGAAGGACAACGTGTTCTATCCGGACACCCTCGTCGGTACCGATAGCCACACGACCATGATCAACGGCATTGGCGTGGTGGGCTGGGGCGTGGGCGGCATTGAAGCCGAAGCCGGCATGCTCGGCCAGCCGGTGTACTTCCTGACGCCGGACGTCGTCGGCGTGGAACTGACGGGCCGCCTGCGCGAAGGCGTGACGGCAACCGACCTGGTGCTCACGATCACCGAAATGCTGCGTCGCGAGAAGGTCGTCGGCAAGTTCGTCGAATTCTTCGGCGAAGGCACGGCCAGCCTGGCGCTGCCGGACCGCGCAACGATCGCCAACATGGCCCCGGAATACGGCGCCACGATGGGCTTCTTCCCGGTCGACGAAAAGACCATCGACTACTTCGAAGGCACGGGCCGCACGAAGGCCGAGATCGATGCGTTCGCATCGTACTTCAAGGCCCAGAAGCTGTTCGGTATTCCGAAGTCGAACGAGATCGACTACACGAAGACGGTCAAGCTGGATCTGGGCTCCGTGGCCCCGTCGCTGGCTGGCCCGAAGCGTCCGCAAGACCGTATCGAAATCGGTCATGTGAAAACGACGTTCGCCGACCTGTTCACGAAGCCGACCGCAGAAAACGGCTTCAACAAGACGACTGAACAACTCGAAACGACGTACCAGACGGCCAGCGGCATCGACGTGAAGAACGGCGATGTGCTGATTGCTGCCATCACGTCGTGCACGAACACGTCGAACCCGAGCGTGCTGCTCGCCGCCGGCCTGCTGGCCAAGAAGGCGGTGGAAGCCGGCCTGAAGGTCGCCCCGCACATCAAGACGTCGCTCGCCCCGGGAAGCCGTGTGGTGACCGAGTACCTCGAAGCGGCCGGCCTGCTGCCGTACCTCGAGAAGCTCGGCTTCGGCGTGACGGCTTACGGCTGCACGACCTGTATCGGTAACGCCGGCGATCTGACGGCGGAACTGAACGAAACGATCACGAAGAACGACATGGTCGCCTCGGCCGTGCTCTCGGGTAACCGTAACTTCGAAGCGCGTATTCACCCGAACATCCGCGCCAACTTCCTGGCCTCGCCGCCGCTGGTCGTCGCTTACGCGATCGCCGGCAACGTGACGCGCGACCTGATGACCGAGCCGGTCGGCAAGGGCAAGGGCGGCAAGGAGATCTTCCTCGGCGACATCTGGCCGACCAGCGACGAAATCCACAAGCTGATGAAGTTCGCGATGAACGCGAAGGTGTTCAAGACCAACTACGACTCGGTGAAGACGCCGAGCCCGCTGTGGGCCAAGATCAAGGGTTCGAAGGGCGAGGTCTACAACTGGCCGACCTCGACGTACATTGCCGAACCGCCGTTCTTCGACGGTTTCGCCATGGACCCGAACACCGACATCAAGCCGGTGAACGGTGCGCGCGCCCTGGGCGTGTTTGGTGACTCGGTCACGACCGACCACATCAGCCCGGCAGGGTCGATCAAGGAAACGTCGCCGGCCGGTAAGTGGCTGCTGGAGAACGGCGTGCTGAAGGCCGACTTCAACAGCTACGGTTCGCGCCGTGGTAACCACGAAGTGATGATGCGCGGCACGTTCGCCAACGTGCGTATCAAGAACCTGATGATCCCGGCCAAGGAAGACGGTTCGCGCGTCGAAGGCGGTCTGACGATTCACCAGCCGAGCGGCGAACAACTGTCGATTTACGACGCCGCGATGAAGTATGTCGGCGAAGGCACCCCGACGGTCGTGTTCGGCGGCGAAGAGTACGGCACGGGCTCGTCCCGTGACTGGGCCGCCAAGGGCACGCAACTGCTCGGCGTGAAGGCTGTGATCACGCGCTCGTTCGAACGTATCCACCGCTCGAATCTGGTCGGTATGGGCGTTCTGCCCCTGCAATTCAAGGGCTCGGACAGCGTGCAATCGCTCGGCATCACGGGCGAAGAAACGTACGATATCGAAGGTCTGACGGCCGATATCAAGCCGCAACAGGACGTCACGCTGGTGATCCATCGCAAGAACGGCGAAACGCAAAAGGTGCAAGTCCTGCTGCGTATCGACACGCCGATCGAAGTGGATTACTACAAGCACGGCGGTATCCTGCCGTTCGTGCTGCGTCAGTTGCTCGCAGCGGCTTAA
- a CDS encoding DNA-3-methyladenine glycosylase 2 family protein, with translation MTLDPEVCYKAVSARDRRFDGWFFVGVSSTGIYCRPVCNVRTPRFENCSFYGSAAGAEKAGFRPCLKCRPELAPGVARFDATRELADAAAAMIDEGFLNRADLPALAARIGITERHLRRIFADEFGVSPVEYAQTQRLLLAKRLLTDTALPVTEVALASGFGSVRRFNGLFKTRYGFAPGRLRQTARHAAIPEGDLVFQLAYRPPFAWDALLDFLGNRAIEGVELSDGNTYTRTLRIEREDGQTLVGWCRITPLPDRHALQVTLPPSLAGCVPQVLGKLRHLFDLGARPDIIDAHLGALAVPTPGLRVPGAVDGFEIAVRAIVGQQITVKGARRLLGRLAQRFGTPLATPVDGLTHTFPSAAQMLAVPVDSVGEAGIIRSRIAAIHGVAQAIVDGGLRLDPLAPLEATVKALLAIKGIGPWTAQYIAMRALGSPDAIPVDDLVLRQALGVPDGRAVAERTAQWAPWRAYAALHVWRAAAQGPAGLPVVTLQEICV, from the coding sequence ATGACGCTTGATCCCGAAGTCTGCTACAAAGCCGTCTCCGCCCGCGACCGCCGCTTCGACGGGTGGTTCTTTGTCGGCGTGTCCTCGACCGGCATTTACTGCCGGCCGGTGTGCAACGTGCGCACGCCGCGCTTCGAGAACTGTTCGTTCTACGGCAGCGCCGCCGGTGCGGAAAAAGCCGGCTTCCGGCCGTGCCTGAAATGCCGCCCGGAACTCGCGCCCGGCGTCGCCCGCTTCGATGCCACCCGCGAACTGGCCGACGCAGCCGCCGCCATGATCGACGAAGGCTTCCTTAATCGTGCCGACCTGCCCGCCCTCGCCGCCCGCATCGGCATCACGGAGCGCCACCTGCGCCGCATCTTTGCCGACGAGTTCGGCGTCTCGCCGGTCGAATACGCCCAGACGCAGCGCCTGCTGCTCGCCAAGCGGCTGCTGACCGATACGGCACTCCCCGTCACGGAAGTGGCACTCGCGTCCGGCTTCGGCAGCGTGAGGCGCTTTAACGGCCTGTTCAAGACGCGCTATGGCTTTGCCCCCGGACGCCTGCGCCAGACCGCCCGTCACGCCGCGATTCCCGAGGGCGATCTTGTCTTTCAACTCGCCTATCGTCCGCCCTTCGCGTGGGATGCACTGCTCGACTTCCTCGGCAATCGCGCCATCGAAGGCGTTGAACTAAGCGACGGCAACACCTACACACGCACGCTGCGCATCGAACGCGAAGACGGTCAGACGCTCGTCGGCTGGTGTCGGATCACCCCGCTGCCCGATCGCCACGCCCTTCAGGTAACGTTGCCCCCGTCCCTCGCCGGGTGCGTGCCGCAAGTGCTCGGCAAGCTTCGCCATCTCTTCGACCTCGGCGCCCGCCCCGACATCATCGACGCGCATCTCGGCGCCCTCGCCGTACCGACCCCGGGGCTTCGCGTGCCCGGTGCGGTCGATGGCTTCGAGATCGCGGTGCGCGCCATCGTCGGCCAACAGATCACAGTCAAAGGCGCCCGGCGCCTGCTGGGACGGCTGGCGCAACGCTTCGGCACGCCGCTGGCCACCCCCGTCGACGGCTTGACGCATACGTTTCCGAGCGCCGCACAAATGCTCGCGGTCCCTGTCGACTCGGTCGGCGAAGCCGGTATCATTCGCAGTCGTATCGCCGCAATTCACGGGGTCGCGCAGGCCATCGTCGATGGCGGGCTTCGTCTGGACCCGCTGGCCCCACTTGAGGCCACGGTGAAGGCGCTTCTTGCCATCAAAGGCATCGGGCCATGGACGGCGCAGTACATCGCGATGCGAGCCCTGGGCTCGCCCGACGCCATCCCGGTCGACGATCTGGTGCTGCGTCAGGCCTTGGGGGTGCCCGATGGGCGCGCAGTCGCCGAACGCACGGCGCAGTGGGCCCCGTGGCGGGCTTACGCGGCGCTGCACGTCTGGCGTGCTGCGGCGCAAGGACCGGCAGGGTTGCCGGTCGTCACATTGCAGGAGATTTGTGTATGA
- a CDS encoding methylated-DNA--[protein]-cysteine S-methyltransferase, whose product MTRVTTLYEAIYDSPLGEMLLVSNGDALTGVYFSRQKYCPDDDAQRRDGADVAVLNDAKRQLNEYFHEGRHTFTLALAPEGTPFQQQVWAELCRIPFGETRSYGDLAHALGDANKSRAVGAANGRNPITIIVPCHRVIGADGTLTGYASGVERKLALLSLEGAALAAVDTAAGTKRSAATARTRLSAPANLAFDF is encoded by the coding sequence ATGACGCGCGTTACCACGCTTTACGAAGCCATTTACGACAGCCCGCTCGGCGAAATGCTGCTGGTCTCGAATGGGGACGCCCTCACCGGGGTCTACTTCTCTCGTCAGAAGTACTGTCCTGACGACGACGCGCAGCGCCGCGACGGTGCCGATGTGGCCGTGCTCAACGATGCGAAGCGTCAACTCAACGAGTACTTTCACGAAGGACGTCACACGTTCACGTTGGCACTGGCCCCCGAAGGCACGCCGTTCCAGCAACAAGTCTGGGCGGAGTTGTGCCGCATTCCCTTCGGTGAGACACGCAGCTACGGCGATCTCGCCCATGCGCTCGGCGATGCGAACAAATCGCGCGCGGTCGGTGCCGCCAATGGCCGGAATCCGATAACGATCATCGTGCCGTGTCATCGGGTGATCGGCGCAGATGGCACGCTCACGGGCTACGCCAGCGGCGTGGAGCGCAAGCTCGCGTTGCTCTCGCTGGAAGGGGCCGCGTTGGCCGCCGTCGACACCGCAGCCGGCACAAAACGCAGCGCCGCCACGGCCCGCACGCGGCTTTCCGCCCCGGCCAATCTCGCTTTCGACTTCTGA
- a CDS encoding DUF2863 family protein produces MRPRTAKRLTPDAEKLVGHALALAASGSRIEDRFWEAQLDTLLTRVLRTGNQPAIDAALDHLQANHSEAYGALADLIESQSESAEPEADGKDWDGLLIAIPILAWTRYAIPSGPVKDDALMPIRAHLHAHVLADAARVSISPYLYSIDQLPRTHCESWKVTQQLVRAAVDNAEVKHPGNDLPETAPILADPRFLLAAVVVAKGAPMFRWQEEDARHAERGQCQEAWTAQGGPNLNALLPGCEIECLLPDAYYASCREADERIRPHTIRTALRYLEDVLTLTPTELRAVVAGFGEQNIDEYRIGFTQRGSNDVIYGVVWPLYGRENGEVEGGTLDEVTDLLKACGVTEIRKHPGRFDPEYCDDCGVPLYPDPVGEVVHAEMPEDAEPSRPHFH; encoded by the coding sequence ATGCGCCCACGCACCGCCAAAAGACTGACCCCCGACGCTGAAAAGCTGGTCGGCCACGCGCTTGCGCTGGCTGCCTCAGGCAGCCGTATCGAAGACCGTTTTTGGGAAGCCCAACTCGACACGCTGCTCACGCGCGTGCTGCGCACCGGCAACCAACCGGCCATCGATGCCGCGCTCGACCATCTGCAAGCCAATCACAGCGAGGCCTACGGTGCCCTCGCCGATCTGATCGAATCGCAAAGCGAATCGGCCGAACCGGAAGCCGACGGCAAGGATTGGGACGGCCTGCTCATCGCGATCCCGATTCTCGCCTGGACGCGCTACGCGATTCCCTCAGGCCCGGTGAAGGACGACGCCCTGATGCCGATTCGCGCGCACCTGCACGCCCATGTGCTGGCCGACGCGGCCCGCGTATCGATCTCGCCGTATCTCTACAGCATCGACCAACTGCCGCGCACGCACTGCGAGTCGTGGAAGGTCACGCAACAACTCGTGCGCGCCGCCGTCGACAACGCGGAAGTGAAGCATCCGGGCAACGACCTGCCGGAGACAGCCCCGATTCTCGCCGACCCGCGTTTCCTGCTCGCTGCGGTCGTCGTGGCCAAGGGCGCGCCGATGTTCCGCTGGCAGGAAGAGGACGCCCGTCACGCCGAGCGCGGTCAATGTCAGGAGGCGTGGACCGCACAAGGCGGCCCGAATCTGAACGCGCTGCTGCCGGGCTGCGAGATCGAATGCCTGCTGCCCGACGCGTACTACGCCAGTTGCCGCGAGGCTGACGAACGCATTCGTCCGCACACGATTCGCACGGCCCTGCGCTACCTCGAAGACGTGCTCACGCTCACGCCGACCGAGTTGCGGGCCGTGGTCGCCGGCTTCGGCGAACAGAACATCGACGAGTACCGCATTGGCTTCACGCAACGCGGCAGCAACGACGTGATTTACGGCGTCGTGTGGCCGTTGTACGGCCGTGAAAACGGTGAAGTCGAAGGCGGCACGCTCGACGAAGTGACCGACCTGCTGAAAGCCTGCGGCGTGACGGAAATTCGCAAGCACCCGGGACGCTTCGACCCCGAGTATTGCGACGATTGCGGCGTGCCGCTGTATCCGGACCCGGTCGGTGAAGTCGTACACGCCGAAATGCCGGAAGACGCCGAACCGAGCCGCCCGCACTTCCACTAA
- the trmB gene encoding tRNA (guanine(46)-N(7))-methyltransferase TrmB, with the protein MFANSRTVASAQPGPHDKLAELVARHRDATFRKPLAAYSAAAFDKAIAVWRSVGSPPLIIDAGCGVGESTLHLATQFPDHFVIGIDQSESRIVRGKDWWGDVWPENFVWVRADLIDFWRQLLAADIHPARHYILYPNPWPKIGQLARRWQGHAVFPAIVALGGVLECRSNWDVYVEEFALAVEWLSGVKPAVEVWSPETPVTPFERKYLASGHALHRCVATLPGASPTGQ; encoded by the coding sequence ATGTTTGCTAATTCCCGCACCGTCGCCAGCGCGCAGCCCGGCCCGCATGACAAGCTCGCCGAGCTGGTGGCGCGACACCGTGATGCCACGTTTCGCAAGCCGCTCGCAGCCTATAGCGCGGCCGCTTTCGACAAGGCGATTGCCGTCTGGCGCTCGGTGGGTTCTCCACCGCTCATCATCGATGCGGGTTGCGGCGTCGGCGAGAGTACGCTGCACCTCGCGACGCAATTCCCAGATCACTTCGTCATCGGTATCGACCAGTCGGAGAGTCGGATCGTGCGCGGCAAAGATTGGTGGGGCGACGTCTGGCCCGAGAATTTCGTGTGGGTGCGCGCCGATCTCATCGACTTCTGGCGGCAGTTGCTGGCCGCCGATATTCATCCTGCGCGCCATTACATCCTGTATCCCAACCCGTGGCCGAAGATCGGACAACTCGCTCGTCGCTGGCAGGGTCATGCGGTGTTCCCGGCGATCGTTGCACTCGGTGGCGTGCTGGAATGTCGCAGCAATTGGGATGTGTACGTCGAGGAGTTCGCACTGGCCGTCGAGTGGCTCTCGGGCGTGAAGCCTGCGGTGGAAGTGTGGAGCCCCGAGACGCCCGTCACGCCGTTCGAACGCAAATATCTGGCGTCGGGGCATGCGCTGCATCGTTGCGTGGCGACGTTGCCGGGCGCATCACCGACAGGGCAGTGA
- a CDS encoding BspC domain-containing protein, producing MSNRFLQRAAGVVMRAVRQVAGLAAIAAPLCLSALPTPAQAFTLEQHRALVEQFVNTRHADPLVADCAAHASFVVATLPGYESVDYGDTALDPEHAKVEPWNGPFDDRKQRVDVTQMVQLDGVGKRTNGQTDNIHIRCGYADGRMMGFDYTSPLPQVEQPVKRAARNTRGTRGNAAHATGKSSGKKSTAAKSSGTKSTAKSTAKSGTAKKSTTTAKKKTTN from the coding sequence ATGTCGAATCGATTTCTTCAACGCGCCGCAGGCGTGGTCATGCGAGCCGTGCGCCAAGTCGCCGGTCTCGCAGCCATCGCTGCGCCGCTGTGTCTGTCGGCCCTGCCGACACCGGCACAAGCCTTTACGCTCGAACAGCACCGTGCGCTGGTCGAGCAATTCGTCAACACCCGTCATGCCGACCCGCTGGTGGCCGATTGCGCCGCCCATGCGAGTTTTGTCGTCGCGACGTTGCCCGGTTACGAGAGTGTCGACTATGGCGACACCGCGCTCGACCCGGAGCATGCGAAAGTCGAGCCGTGGAACGGCCCGTTCGATGATCGCAAGCAACGTGTGGATGTGACGCAGATGGTGCAGCTCGATGGTGTGGGCAAGCGCACGAACGGCCAGACGGACAACATCCACATTCGTTGTGGTTATGCCGATGGCCGCATGATGGGCTTCGACTACACGTCGCCGCTGCCGCAGGTCGAACAACCGGTCAAACGTGCCGCCCGCAATACGCGCGGCACGCGAGGCAATGCGGCACACGCCACCGGTAAGTCGAGCGGCAAGAAGAGTACTGCGGCCAAGTCGTCGGGGACCAAATCGACGGCGAAGTCGACAGCAAAGTCGGGTACCGCCAAGAAGAGCACGACGACGGCCAAGAAGAAGACGACGAACTGA
- a CDS encoding M14 family metallopeptidase, producing MTVFISSTFDSGAIHVVSAERADDIHVRIPQDNAAEFSQWFHFRVQGVAGTPCRIVFDNASETSYPRGWQDYRAVASYDRVTWFRVPTTYDGRAMTVSFTPSHDSVYLAYFEPYAEERHLALLGTAQNSALVRSRSLGATIDGRDMTLLTVGEPGDGKRNIWVIARQHPGETMAEWFVEGLMRRLLGAGDWAGDPLAKALLAEAVFHIVPNMNPDGSARGNLRTNAAGANLNREWLEPDLTRSPEVFHVRAAIEATGCDMFFDIHGDEALPYVFVAGNEGVEGASEAMLARERAYIERFKAASLDFQDKFGYPPGKHAAESLKLASKWVARRFDCLSLTLEMPFKDNANRPDANVGWSGARSAALGASMLAAIGSQMQADKAQTV from the coding sequence ATGACCGTATTCATCAGCAGCACGTTCGATAGCGGCGCCATCCACGTGGTGAGCGCCGAGCGCGCCGACGACATTCATGTGCGCATTCCGCAAGACAACGCGGCCGAGTTCTCACAGTGGTTTCATTTTCGCGTGCAAGGGGTGGCCGGTACGCCGTGCCGGATCGTCTTCGACAACGCGAGTGAAACGTCGTATCCGCGCGGCTGGCAGGACTATCGCGCGGTGGCGTCGTATGACCGCGTGACGTGGTTCCGCGTGCCGACCACGTATGACGGCCGCGCGATGACCGTGTCGTTCACGCCGTCGCACGACAGCGTCTATCTGGCGTACTTCGAGCCGTACGCCGAGGAGCGCCATCTGGCGTTGCTCGGTACGGCGCAGAACTCGGCGCTGGTGCGTTCGCGCTCGCTGGGCGCCACCATCGACGGCCGCGACATGACGTTGCTGACGGTTGGCGAACCCGGCGACGGCAAGCGCAATATCTGGGTCATTGCGCGGCAGCATCCGGGCGAGACGATGGCCGAGTGGTTCGTGGAAGGCCTGATGCGCCGCTTGCTGGGCGCAGGCGACTGGGCGGGCGATCCGCTCGCTAAGGCGTTGCTGGCAGAGGCTGTATTCCACATCGTGCCGAACATGAATCCCGATGGGTCGGCGCGTGGCAATCTGCGCACCAATGCGGCCGGGGCGAACCTGAATCGCGAATGGCTCGAACCCGACCTGACGCGCAGCCCGGAAGTGTTTCACGTGCGTGCCGCCATCGAGGCGACGGGCTGCGACATGTTCTTCGACATTCACGGCGATGAAGCGCTGCCGTATGTGTTTGTCGCGGGTAACGAGGGCGTGGAAGGCGCGAGCGAGGCGATGCTGGCCCGTGAGCGCGCGTACATCGAACGCTTCAAGGCCGCGAGTCTCGATTTTCAGGACAAGTTCGGGTATCCGCCGGGCAAGCACGCGGCGGAGTCGCTCAAGCTGGCTTCGAAGTGGGTCGCACGCCGTTTCGACTGCCTCTCGCTGACGCTGGAGATGCCGTTCAAGGACAACGCCAATCGCCCCGATGCCAACGTGGGCTGGAGCGGCGCGCGCAGCGCAGCGCTGGGCGCGTCGATGCTTGCGGCCATCGGGTCGCAGATGCAGGCCGACAAGGCCCAGACGGTTTGA
- the yaaA gene encoding peroxide stress protein YaaA: MIIVLSPAKSLDYETPPHVSTHTVPQFVDEAAELIDGLRALSPAQVGSLMSISDQLAALNATRYADWTPRFDTSNAKQAVLAFNGDVYEGLSARTLSAPQLEFAQRHLRILSGLYGVLRPLDLLQPYRLEMGTRFANKRGRDLYAFWGERVTDTINTSLTEHPETRRVLVNLASEEYFRVIKRRLVAAPVITPVFEDWKGGKYKIISFYAKRARGLMARYAIEQGVTDVQQLKAFDSEGYAFDDSVSNDALWVFRRRVA; this comes from the coding sequence ATGATAATTGTTCTCTCGCCGGCCAAATCGCTCGACTACGAAACACCCCCGCACGTGAGCACGCACACCGTGCCGCAATTCGTCGACGAGGCCGCCGAACTGATCGACGGCCTGCGCGCCCTGAGCCCGGCACAGGTTGGCTCGCTGATGAGCATCTCCGACCAGCTCGCCGCGCTGAACGCCACGCGCTACGCCGACTGGACGCCCCGTTTCGATACCTCGAATGCCAAGCAGGCCGTGCTCGCCTTTAACGGCGACGTCTACGAAGGGCTGTCCGCCCGCACGTTGAGCGCGCCGCAACTCGAATTTGCCCAGCGCCATCTGCGCATTCTCTCGGGGCTGTACGGTGTACTGCGTCCGCTCGATCTGCTGCAACCGTACCGGCTTGAAATGGGCACGCGCTTTGCCAACAAGCGTGGCCGCGACCTGTATGCGTTCTGGGGCGAGCGCGTAACGGACACGATCAATACGTCGCTCACCGAGCACCCGGAAACGCGCCGTGTGCTGGTGAATCTGGCCTCGGAAGAATATTTCCGCGTGATCAAGCGCCGGCTGGTCGCCGCGCCGGTCATCACGCCGGTGTTCGAAGACTGGAAGGGCGGCAAGTACAAGATCATCAGTTTCTACGCCAAGCGGGCACGCGGTCTGATGGCGCGTTATGCCATCGAGCAGGGCGTGACCGATGTGCAGCAACTCAAGGCCTTCGATAGCGAGGGTTACGCCTTCGACGACAGCGTGTCGAACGACGCGCTGTGGGTGTTCCGCCGTCGCGTGGCCTGA